The proteins below come from a single Sorghum bicolor cultivar BTx623 chromosome 4, Sorghum_bicolor_NCBIv3, whole genome shotgun sequence genomic window:
- the LOC8068906 gene encoding protein AUXIN-REGULATED GENE INVOLVED IN ORGAN SIZE produces the protein MPSPSQTSPPVGRRTAHGGWHKHDDPSTPRGFCTKYFSVESCLLLALVAVLLLVLPLVLPPLPPPPLAVLLVPVAMLAVLLVLALMPVAAAAAGARNEVVDPASYL, from the coding sequence ATGCCGTCGCCGTCGCAGACATCGCCGCCGGTCGGGAGGCGGACTGCTCATGGCGGCTGGCACAAGCACGATGACCCAAGCACGCCGAGGGGCTTCTGCACCAAGTACTTCTCCGTGGAGTCGTGCCTCCTGCTCGCCCTCGTCGccgtgctgctgctggtgctccCGCTCGTCCTGCCGccgctcccgccgccgccgttggcGGTGCTGCTCGTGCCGGTCGCAATGTTGGCGGTGCTGCTGGTGCTGGCGCTCAtgccggtggcggcggcggcggcgggtgccCGGAACGAGGTCGTGGACCCGGCGTCGTACTTGTAG